AATGACAAAGAGCGTCGTATGAAAAGGAACTATGATCCGCTAACTGGCGGAAACTGGGGTGAACGCAGCATGAAAGGGAACTGAGATCCGCTATTTCAGCGGAACCTGCTGATTCCAACCGAGAAATGGTGAAATAGCGGATCTCAGTTCCCTCTGGCGTGGAATATGGCAGTTTTCAGAAATATAGCGCACTGTAGTTCCCTCAGACTCGCTATCATGTCACATTTTGCTAGTATCGCGGCTTGACGTTCCCTTATATCCACGTAATTGCAAAGCTAGAGGATCTCATTCTGCCAAATAGCTTGTTTATACATCCATAGGGCACCACCTTAAGTTCGCGGCACCCTTCACATATGAGCAGCTTAAACCCTTTTCCGGGTCTCCACAATCTCGGAATTTTTGGATTCCTTACAACACTATGGGACGTATCTCTTTGCCACCAAAAAACTAAAAAGGTAGAGCCCCATAAATCCAATCAAAACTTATACTTTTTGGCGATTAAAAAAAAGCTGCCCTCTAAGTAGATAAACCTACTTGAGGGCAGCTCTTCGATCATAGGAAATGCTTATCTTGCTTCTACGTATAGGTTATCTACTTCGAAGCTGGCTGTGTATGCACGAACGCCAACCTTGCCTGGAGCAAGCGGAGCATTTTCCGCAGCGCTGAGTTTCTCTTCGCCATTCAAGTATCCTCTCAATTGATTGCCTACAATTGAAAGCTCCATACGGTACCATTCGTTCGTATTAATGCTCATCGGATAAGAGGCTAAATCCGTTACGACGCCATTGCTCTTTTTGCTAATAGCTAGTTTGTTGGCAACTTTATCCAACCGCAGCATGTAGAAGTTATTGCTGTCCGTATAGCGACCTGTCACGCTGGCGTACCCTGTGTTCGTAAGCAGCTTGATGTTGGCCGAGATGAAAGCATTGTTGTAGGATGCACTGTTTGCGAAAGCGCGGGCTTCACCGGCGATCGAAGTATTTTTCAATACATAGCTTCCATCCGTTGCGACAGACCATGTGCCAGTTGCTGTTGTCCATTTGTCAGCATTACCGGACTCCAGGTCATCGCTGTACATGATTCGTGAAGACAGGAAATTATCCACGCTTACGATTTGATTATAGGCTCTGAACCCTGCGGCACCGAGTGTAAACTGATCGTCCGTCACCGATAATCGTTCCACACCATTCAAGTACCCTTTCAACGTCGAACCATTTAAGTACAATTTCAAATTGTAATCGGTTCCAGAAACAAACGTTTCAGGAGAGGACGCAAGAACCGTAGTCGCAGATGGGGCTACTTTGGCCAGCTCAAACATTTGGTTCGTTGCATTTATTCTGAGATAGTAGTAATTGGCTGGATCCGTAGGATTAGGAGGTACGACCTCTTCATAGCGCGCTACCAAGCCGGTAATTCCTGTTGTTCCATTCAACTTGAAATTTGCTTGCACTGCGCTGTCGGACCAACTGGCGGAAGAATACGGTTGATCATTATACACAGCCATAGAAACTCCGCTTGATGTGGAGGTGTGGAGTCGGTTGCTGCTGCCATCGGATGCGATGCTCCAACTGCCCGACTTTAAGTTCCAATTCGTAATGTTTCCGCTTTCAAAATCATCTGTTCGAATTGGATTGTGAGGCGAGGGCGACACTGGCGATGTAATTGGTGCCGTGCCAGTTGTCGTATAGTATCTAAAATAATCGACATCGTACGTACCGTACAAATGGCCTGGAGGTTGGGCTGGGTCAGCATTTTGCGGAATCGTTGACAAGTAGAATACCATTGGCGAATTGAATGTCGATGCCGCCTTATCTAGTGTTGCTTCTGTACGAAGCGGATAAATAAATTCCCTCACTAGTACGTTATCTTTGTAAAAGGCCATGCGCCCAGGACCGTAATCAACACCATAAGTATGATACTCGTTGGAGTAGTCTCCTGTGTACACTCCGCGGTTAGAAGCAAATAATTTGGCGTCTCCCCCGCCCGATGCTGCCAATTCCGTATTCCAGTTTAAGTACCCTGCGGTAATTTGGCCGTTCTTATAATGCTCGAAGAAGTCGATTTCTGTGAATTTGGAAAGACTGTTCGTCTTGGGTAATTGTGCGTCCCAGATTTGAGTCCAAGCGGAAGGATGGAAGCCTGCGCCTGGATTGGTCCACTTGGCATTAAGTTCATAATAACCGTAACCGAAGGTGCGCTTGGTTGTAACCCCAGCGCCGCGATAGCCGGAAACGGACCGAGTCATGTTCAGATGAATGGCGCCTCCGGAGACCGTCACGTTATTTTCGTCCGTATACTGATTTTGTCGATAATTCCATTCTTGCTCGTCCAAGCTAGTTCCGTTAAATTCATCTTGCCATACCAGATTGTAGCCTGCAGGGGGAGCCGCTTTTGCTTCGTCTGCTGCCGCTGCTGAGATTGCAATCGCCGCCAAGGTCCCCAAGCCGAATGCTAGCAATTTTTTCATTAATAAATCCACCTTTCTGTTTGGAAGTAGTGACACCGCTTCTTCTTCATTGTCGACAGATGAGCTAAGAAGTGAGTTCAGTATATCGCACTACTCAGGGTGGAAAAATGCACTATTTATCGAATTTATGCGATATTCGATGAAAATAAGTTCGCTCAGTCACGCAATCCCTGTTGGTTCATAGATAGAATCGTTCCATTGACTTCCTCATCCTGTTGTAAAGGGATCTCAACGCCTTCAAACGTATTGCCTATGAGATAAACGTGATGCGCATCGATGGCGTGAACGCCAATTTCCGAATTCTTCATACTATTGTTCATAAGGATGATATCTGTATTGAATTTGCCGCTGAAGCCCGCAGATTTGATACCGATACAACCGGATGCGCCGTACCTCGGGAAAAATCCGCAATTGTCAAATTCGCAATCTTTGATCACAATATCCGTCGCGTGTCCGCCTTCCGAGTGGACAGGCAGCTCAGCGCCTAACAAGATACCGGGATTCATTATATTCTTATATTTGCAATTGAGAATGAGCAGGTGGTCGTATCTGACTAGATGACCCGCTCCGGCAATATTCGTAAATTGCGAATCTTTGCAGATGTAGCGATCCAGCTCCCAACAGGATGCTGTTCCCAGCATTCCCGTTTGCGCTGTGTCAGGCAGAACTTGCTCGAACCAAATGCGATAGTAGTGTCCTCGCTCTCCCTTTCCTTCATGCTGCCACTTTGCGATCGTCAAGGGATAAATGTCCTCCTCCTGCCATAACTCGACGACACTGCCAGTTTCCAGACTGGCAAATGTGTGCTTGCAGAAAAAGACCGCCTCCTGCCTGCTTTCGATCCGGCTAAGCTCCAGCCAGGTACTATGCATGTTCTGTCCATCCATCCGCACGCCTTCAATGATCATCTCGTTAATCAAGATATCTCCGCTGCATTTGAACAATTTCCAGGCATCGCGGGGCGCCGTGAATAAACGGTTCCCATCCGGCTGAAAGACGATACGATCGGCATGGATTCCCTTGCAAGATTCGGTTAGCATACAGAATCCGTTGGCATTAAATGTCCTTAAATTCAACAATTTCAATTGATTGCATCTTGCAAAATAAGTTTGAAAATCCGTTTGCGCGCCTTGATGCCAAGACAGATGTTCACCGACATGCACTTTGGAAGCGACATCGGCGCTTTGTAACATTAGTTGATTAGGTCCGACTAGTTCCCAAAGTGCCCCAGCGCCGCCTCCATACGTAACACTCTCGCCTGTCAGAGCTCCTGTTTCTGGATCAAAACGGTTCATACAATAGCAGCCCATACGGTCCGAGCAAGGGTTGCCCTCGAACACTTCTACCCAAATGTGAGTGTCGTCTTTACGCAGCACGACTCCGGCCGATGCGAATTCCGGCTCGCGGGTAAAAGCTATATTTTGCACCGTCAGCTGATCGCAATCCTCACACCATAGAATGGCCGGGAGGTAGCTGTGAACTTGTCCATTGTTAGAACCGACAAGCACTGTCGCGGGGTTGCCTTGTTCGTCGACAGCGCCTAGCAAGGTCAAGCTTCGTGCTCCTTGGATAACGATATGGCACATCTTGCTGTCTTGCTTGGAACTTCCGGCATCATGTTCAAAGCCATCTGTCCTGAATGTGATCTCACTCTGCAGGATATAGCGGCGGGGCTCAAATACAACGAAGTCTGCGTTCGTCTCCACTGCCCTTTGGAGCGCTGCCCGAATGGCTGCTGCATCATCTTGGATTTGGAAGTCTTTTACATAAATTGTGTCTAGAGTCATCATCCTTTTCCCCACCTCAATCTGAATTTTAAAATAGTATAAGGCGTTAGAAGTAAAAAAAACATGAAAAATCACACGATAATTTGAGTTATATGGCGGAATCATCGAAATTTGCTATATTTAGCATGATAGTGACTGTTTTTTCTCATCTACGTAGATATAATCAACTACATAACCTCCATGAAGGAGCTCATCCGCAATGAGTCGACCACGAGCAATGCTAAGAAAATTAAGGATCACGCCAAAAGTTTTTCTGCTTACGTTTGTTTGTTTCGAACTGCTTACTCTTTTGATGGCATTTTCGTTCAATAGGCATTCTTCCGAAATTCTAGTGAAATCGCAAATGAGCTATGCCCGGCAAGCCGTTCAGAAGTCAAACCGGTATTTGGATTCGAATTTGCAAAATATACGCACAACCATGAGTTCGATTGTGAATGACAGCAGGCTGCAAAATGGTGATTACAAGCAGTTGGAGAAGTGGATGTCGGCTAGCCTCCTTTATCTAACGCCTAATCTCAGCAACGTTCATTTCATCTCCGGAGGGGAAGTGCTCGCCAGTACATCTACCCATAGCTGGGATGTATTCGGCGACCCGGTCATCCTGCAGATCTTGTCGGACACTACCCATGCAGAACCTTCTTGGGTAGGACCCTACCATTCCAATGTATCGGGATATACGATCACGTATGTCTTCCCGACTACCCTAACGAATGGCCGTTCCGGCTTTCTGCTCGCAGATATTAGCTTAGACAGGCTGTATTACACGTTATTTCCGGAAGAAACGCAAGATGTCATGGAAAATCTCATTATCCTGGACAAGAAGCTCCATCCGGTTATGGGCAAAGCTCCTTATGTTCATTTCGACTATGTAGACAAACAATACAATCTCACCGGATTTGATCCTTCCATCCTGCATTCCGATTGGGGACAGATGGAGATTGCTGGTTCTGCAGACAAGGACAGCATCATTGTAACCAGAGGATACAATACCATTGTTGAGTGGCAGCTTGTGATGGTCATGAATAAGCGTGAGCTGTTGGAACCTCTGAAACAATCGGTCGCCTTTACTTGGCAGCTTACGATTATTTGTATTCTGCTGTCCCTCGGCTTGTCACTGTTGTTAACCGTAATCATTTCTGGTCCTATCAAGAAAATGACCAAATTTGTTCAAAGGGTCGGCGAAGGGGAATTAGATACCTATATCACGATCAAAACGGAAGATGAGATCGGCTACCTGGCTGTGCATTTCAACCTCATGACCAAAAAAATGGCCCAGTTGATCGTGGATTTAAAGCATAGCGAGGAGCAAAAGAAGCTTTCCGACTTCCGCGCCTTGCATGCCCAAATCAAACCGCATTTTCTGTATAATACATTGAACACGATCTCCATGCTTGGACGGCGGGGCGATATGGAAACGATGGACAGCTTGATTTCCGCGTTATCCAATCAACTGCATTATGCTCTTGATAATTCCCCCGATCCGGTTAAAGTTCGCGAAGAGTTGATTACGATTGAGAATTATTTGGAATTAATGAAAATTCGTTACCCGAATAAATGTGAATTCCAATTCGATATGGACCCGCTTTCCCTGGAATATAAGCTGCCCAAGTTCATTCTTCAGCCGCTTGTCGAGAATGCCATTTTTCACGGGATTGTTCCCAAGCTTGCAGGGGGGACCGTCTACATCGCCACTATGGTAGATCATGATTATTGGGAAATATTAATTGAAGATAACGGCATTGGCATGGATGCTGAAGCTCTGCACGCCCTTACGGAGAAGCTGCGGCGCAAAGGGACGGTTTTTGAAAATGTGGAGCATATCGGTATTCTCAATGTTCATGAACGATTCCAGCTTATGTTCGGCGATGCCTATCAACTTACGATCGACAGTCAACCTCATATCGGCACGAAGGTTTGGATAAAGCTTCCGAAAGAAAGGATAGATCCCGGTGAAACGTCTTTTATTGATTGATGATGAATTCATGGCAAGGCAGCATATCAAAGAGGCTTTCCCCTGGGAGGAATGGGGATATACGATTGTAGGCGAAGCCACGAATGGCGTGGAGGCGCAGGCGGCTGTTGAAGCGCTTGATCCCGACATTGCGTTGATTGACATTACCATGCCTGTGATGGACGGCTTGACGCTGCTCAAGCATATGAACAACCGTTTCCCCCAAACCAAATGCGTGATCCTGACCGCGCACCGGGAGTTTAGCTATATTAACCAAGCGATGCAGAATGGAGCAGTCGGATATATTCTCAAATCGCCGATCAATCTGACGGAAACCAAAGCAGCCTTGGACAAGGCTTCAAAGGAATCGGAGAAAGATTCCCAAATTTTATCGGCTTCCCAAAGTCGCAAGACCATTCAAAGCAACAGTTATCCGCTCAGGAAGCATTTTTTTCAGCAGCTGCTTACGGGTTTGTATGTGAGTGATGATGAAATTATCCAGCGCGCTAATGATATTGGCGCACAATTGAAATTTCCCTCCTTCCTTCTACTAACCCTTGAAGTGGATCGTTTGGCAGGCGTGTACAGCCTTTATTCCAACAACGATCGCATGCTCATTGAATTCAGCATGCTGGAGATTATTCGTGAATCCTTGCTGGAGCTATTGCCTGTGAAGATTGAGATTTTCCCCCTTGAGTTCGGAAGACTCGCATTGATCGTTTGCACGAATGAAAAGCAGTTGGATAAAGAGAGCTGCATGGAGATCTGTTTACGCCTGGAACAGGCGATTCAGCCGCAATTGGAGAAATACTTGGATATCTCGGTGAAGCTGGCCGCAAGCGAAGGGTTCTACCGCCCTAGTCAAATTCGCACGATGTTCAAACAGACAGAAGGTTTGTTTATTTATCGATTTTATCAGGAGAAACCCCGAACAATTGTCACCTATGGCCTTCGTCCTTTTCGCCAAATGAGCAGTGATCAATGGGCTATTTTACAAACGATGACGATGCCTTTGGAAGAAGTTAGGCCCTATGAGTTCCATGTGAAAACGGTGGATAAGATTCAATCCTACCTGATTGAAATGAATCCATGTCCCACAGATGTGATCAACTGGTTTATCTCGTTGCAGGCCAGTTTGAACAAGGCTGCTTATTTGTCTGAATGGCCTGACTTTAAGCGGGCTGCTTATCTTGGCGAGGCGACGAAGCTCCTGCTGGCTTGGTTGCAGAAACGGGATCGAGTCGCTGGCGAGGCCATTGCCGTTCGTCCTGAAATCGCTCGTGCCATTCAGTATATTCGTCAGCATCTTGGGGAGGAACTCACGGTGGATGCTATATCGGCGGAGTCGGGATTCAGCACCTCGCATTTCAGCCATATTTTCAAAAAAGAAGTGGGGATGTCGGTCATTGACTATGTGCTGGAACAACGGATTGAATTGGCCAAAAAATACTTAGCGGAAGGGAAATTCCGAAACTATGAATTGTCTGAAAAAGTCGGGTTTCAGCATTACTCTTATTTCTCCAATATTTTCAAGAAAATGACGGGCGTGAGTCCGAATGAGTACAAACGTTCATTGAAAAATGTGATTACGCAATCAGAGTAGATTAATTACGCATGGTCCTGTCGATTGGTGGCAGGGCTTTTACTTTTTTTCACGCTGCCTTTCCGTCGAATACTTCAAGAAATCGATTGATTATTCATATCACACAATCTGCCACCCATGTAAACTTAGGATATTCAAAATGGAGAAAGGAAGACACCTCATGAGAATTTCGTTGGAACACGAACAGCAGGCAGCTGTCTCAACGATGGCAAGAAAGAATGAAAGCAGGCGGCACTTCGCCAAGCATAAATGGTTGTATATCTTTTTAATTCCGGGCTGCGCGTATCTACTCATCTTCAAGTATATCCCGATTATCGGGATTGTTATTGCTTTTCAGGATTTCAGTCTCGTGAAGGGAATATGGAACAGTGAATGGGTAGGATTGGAAAATTTCCAGTATTTATTTCAGTCCAAAGATTTCTATGTCGTGCTTCGCAATACGTTAATACTGAGCAGTTATCAGTTAATTTGCGGTTTTCCGGCCCCAATTATGCTGGCGATCATGCTGAACGAAGTCAGACATATGGCCTTCAAGCGCGTGTCCCAAACGATTCTGTATTTGCCTCACTTCATTTCTTGGGTAGTCTTGGCTGGCATGATCATTAATTTCCTGTCGCCTTCCACTGGTGCTGTTAATCATATCATCACGGCGTTTGGCTACAAACCGATTCCATTTTTGCTTGAACCTCAGTATTTCCGAAGCATTATCGTATCAGCGGAAGTATGGAAAGGAATCGGGTGGGGAACCATCATTTATCTAGCCGCCATGACGGGCATCGATACGTCTCTGTACGAAGCTGCCAGAATGGATGGGGCAAGTCGGATCAAGCAAATTGTCCATATTACTTTGCCTGGCCTACTCCCCACCGTCGTTATTCTCCTCGTCCTTCAACTGGGGCATATTCTGGATAATGGCTTTGAACAAGTATTTCTTCTATACAATCCTTCTACTTACGAGGTTGCGGATGTGCTGGAAACATATACGTATCGAATCGGGTTAATTGATGGAAGACTATCTTTCTCTGCTGCGGTCGGTTTGTTTAAAGCAGCCGTCGGATTTGTATTAGTACTCGGAGCGAATCGAATCGCCAAATTGTTCGGTCAAAACATCTGGTAGGTGAATCAAGATGACAAAAAAAATGGAAGTAATCGATTTAATCAACTACACGCTGCTCACACTTATAACGCTTGCTATGCTGTATCCTTTTCTGAACGTTGCCAGCGTATCGCTCAGCTCTTATGATGCCTATATCAGTCATCCGTTAATGCTCTGGCCGCATGATTTTAGCTTGTCGTCCTACAAGGAAATTATGTCTCGTCCTATCTTGTGGAGCAGCTACTTGAACACTGTTATTGTTACGACGGTAGGCGTATTTGGAAGTTTAGCCTTATATGTGTTGATGGGATATCCGTTGTCCAAAAAAATTCTCAAGGGCAGAAGTTTTATTATCGTTGCGATCATTTTCACGATGTTGTTTAACGGTGGAATCATACCTAATTATTACTTAATGCGTTCCTTAGGTCTTCTGGATACCTTGGCTGCACTCATATTGCCATCGTTATTTTCGGGATTCAATCTCATTTTGATGAAGAGTTTCATTGAATCGCTGCCGGAAGAGCTGGAGGAAGCCGCAAGCATAGATGGTGCATCCTATCCTTACATTTTGCTGCGCATTATCGTCCCGCTTTCTAAACCAATTCTTGCTACGTTAGCTTTATTTGGAGCCGTGGGATACTGGAACAACTTTTTTAATGCCGTTCTGTATATTCAATCGGATTCGAAATGGCCTCTGATGCTCTACCTGAGAGAAGTGATTGAAGCAGCGAGTATGATGGCTTTGAA
Above is a genomic segment from Paenibacillus sp. HWE-109 containing:
- a CDS encoding family 16 glycosylhydrolase, with translation MKKLLAFGLGTLAAIAISAAAADEAKAAPPAGYNLVWQDEFNGTSLDEQEWNYRQNQYTDENNVTVSGGAIHLNMTRSVSGYRGAGVTTKRTFGYGYYELNAKWTNPGAGFHPSAWTQIWDAQLPKTNSLSKFTEIDFFEHYKNGQITAGYLNWNTELAASGGGDAKLFASNRGVYTGDYSNEYHTYGVDYGPGRMAFYKDNVLVREFIYPLRTEATLDKAASTFNSPMVFYLSTIPQNADPAQPPGHLYGTYDVDYFRYYTTTGTAPITSPVSPSPHNPIRTDDFESGNITNWNLKSGSWSIASDGSSNRLHTSTSSGVSMAVYNDQPYSSASWSDSAVQANFKLNGTTGITGLVARYEEVVPPNPTDPANYYYLRINATNQMFELAKVAPSATTVLASSPETFVSGTDYNLKLYLNGSTLKGYLNGVERLSVTDDQFTLGAAGFRAYNQIVSVDNFLSSRIMYSDDLESGNADKWTTATGTWSVATDGSYVLKNTSIAGEARAFANSASYNNAFISANIKLLTNTGYASVTGRYTDSNNFYMLRLDKVANKLAISKKSNGVVTDLASYPMSINTNEWYRMELSIVGNQLRGYLNGEEKLSAAENAPLAPGKVGVRAYTASFEVDNLYVEAR
- a CDS encoding sensor histidine kinase; translated protein: MSRPRAMLRKLRITPKVFLLTFVCFELLTLLMAFSFNRHSSEILVKSQMSYARQAVQKSNRYLDSNLQNIRTTMSSIVNDSRLQNGDYKQLEKWMSASLLYLTPNLSNVHFISGGEVLASTSTHSWDVFGDPVILQILSDTTHAEPSWVGPYHSNVSGYTITYVFPTTLTNGRSGFLLADISLDRLYYTLFPEETQDVMENLIILDKKLHPVMGKAPYVHFDYVDKQYNLTGFDPSILHSDWGQMEIAGSADKDSIIVTRGYNTIVEWQLVMVMNKRELLEPLKQSVAFTWQLTIICILLSLGLSLLLTVIISGPIKKMTKFVQRVGEGELDTYITIKTEDEIGYLAVHFNLMTKKMAQLIVDLKHSEEQKKLSDFRALHAQIKPHFLYNTLNTISMLGRRGDMETMDSLISALSNQLHYALDNSPDPVKVREELITIENYLELMKIRYPNKCEFQFDMDPLSLEYKLPKFILQPLVENAIFHGIVPKLAGGTVYIATMVDHDYWEILIEDNGIGMDAEALHALTEKLRRKGTVFENVEHIGILNVHERFQLMFGDAYQLTIDSQPHIGTKVWIKLPKERIDPGETSFID
- a CDS encoding response regulator, with product MKRLLLIDDEFMARQHIKEAFPWEEWGYTIVGEATNGVEAQAAVEALDPDIALIDITMPVMDGLTLLKHMNNRFPQTKCVILTAHREFSYINQAMQNGAVGYILKSPINLTETKAALDKASKESEKDSQILSASQSRKTIQSNSYPLRKHFFQQLLTGLYVSDDEIIQRANDIGAQLKFPSFLLLTLEVDRLAGVYSLYSNNDRMLIEFSMLEIIRESLLELLPVKIEIFPLEFGRLALIVCTNEKQLDKESCMEICLRLEQAIQPQLEKYLDISVKLAASEGFYRPSQIRTMFKQTEGLFIYRFYQEKPRTIVTYGLRPFRQMSSDQWAILQTMTMPLEEVRPYEFHVKTVDKIQSYLIEMNPCPTDVINWFISLQASLNKAAYLSEWPDFKRAAYLGEATKLLLAWLQKRDRVAGEAIAVRPEIARAIQYIRQHLGEELTVDAISAESGFSTSHFSHIFKKEVGMSVIDYVLEQRIELAKKYLAEGKFRNYELSEKVGFQHYSYFSNIFKKMTGVSPNEYKRSLKNVITQSE
- a CDS encoding ABC transporter permease translates to MRISLEHEQQAAVSTMARKNESRRHFAKHKWLYIFLIPGCAYLLIFKYIPIIGIVIAFQDFSLVKGIWNSEWVGLENFQYLFQSKDFYVVLRNTLILSSYQLICGFPAPIMLAIMLNEVRHMAFKRVSQTILYLPHFISWVVLAGMIINFLSPSTGAVNHIITAFGYKPIPFLLEPQYFRSIIVSAEVWKGIGWGTIIYLAAMTGIDTSLYEAARMDGASRIKQIVHITLPGLLPTVVILLVLQLGHILDNGFEQVFLLYNPSTYEVADVLETYTYRIGLIDGRLSFSAAVGLFKAAVGFVLVLGANRIAKLFGQNIW
- a CDS encoding carbohydrate ABC transporter permease gives rise to the protein MTKKMEVIDLINYTLLTLITLAMLYPFLNVASVSLSSYDAYISHPLMLWPHDFSLSSYKEIMSRPILWSSYLNTVIVTTVGVFGSLALYVLMGYPLSKKILKGRSFIIVAIIFTMLFNGGIIPNYYLMRSLGLLDTLAALILPSLFSGFNLILMKSFIESLPEELEEAASIDGASYPYILLRIIVPLSKPILATLALFGAVGYWNNFFNAVLYIQSDSKWPLMLYLREVIEAASMMALNANAAELGANSVTSETLQYATLMLVMIPILFVYPFLQKYFVKGMLLGSVKG